From the Anolis sagrei isolate rAnoSag1 chromosome 12, rAnoSag1.mat, whole genome shotgun sequence genome, one window contains:
- the SSR2 gene encoding translocon-associated protein subunit beta: MRLLLVALWAVLTAVRSEEGARLLASKSLLNRYAVEGRDLTLQYNIYNVGSSAALEVELSDDSFPPEDFGIVSGMLNVKWDRIAPASNVSHTVVLRPLKAGYFNFTSATITYLAQEGGQVVVGFTSAPGQGGILAQREFDRRFSPHFLDWAAFGVMTLPSIGIPLLLWYSSKRKYDTPKTKKN; this comes from the exons ATGAGGCTGCTTCTCGTGGCCCTTTGGGCCGTCTTGACCGCTGTCCGCTCGGAGGAAGGGGCCCGGCTCCTGGCCTCCAAATCTCTGCTGAACCGCTACGCCGTCGAAGGGCGCGATCTGACCCTGCAGTACAACATCTACAACGTCGGCTCAAG CGCTGCCTTAGAAGTGGAGCTGTCGGACGACTCCTTCCCGCCGGAGGATTTCGGCATCGTCTCCGGGATGCTCAACGTTAAGTGGGATCGGATTGCACC GGCTAGCAACGTTTCCCACACAGTGGTCCTGCGGCCCCTCAAGGCCGGCTACTTCAATTTCACCTCGGCCACCATCACTTATTTGGCCCAAGAAGGAGGACAGGTGGTG GTTGGCTTCACCAGCGCTCCGGGGCAAGGAGGCATCCTGGCACAGCGGGAATTCGACAGGAGGTTTTCGCCCCACTTT TTGGACTGGGCAGCCTTCGGCGTCATGACCCTCCCGTCCATCGGGATCCCTTTGCTGCTTTGGTACTCCAGCAAAAGGAAGTATGACACCCCCAAAACCAAGAAGAACTGA